From Thioclava sp. GXIMD4216:
TGCCCGGATACTTATACTAGCGCCGCGCACGAAAAACGCACTGCGCAGATTAAGAGAACTCATGGGAGACAGATCACTTGAAAAAATCAAAAAACCGGTTAGGAGATAAGCGCATGTTTTTGCCAAGGATTTCCCATGCGCGACTGGATTGTCATCTCCACCCTTTGTTTTTCGCTTCAAACCCTCGCATTACCCGCCAATGCCGATATCAAGACTGGGGTAGATGCTCTCCAAGCTAATGATCCAGAGACCGCCGCGCGCGAGTTTCAAGACAGCTTCGAATCTGGTGATGCTGACGGAGCGTTCTATCTGGGGCGGATGTTCGAGATGGGTTTGGGAACTGCCCCCGATGTAGGCCGCGCAGCACAACTGTTTCAGGCTGCAGCCGATAAAAACTCGGCATTGGCGCAGAACCGACTAGGGCTGATGTACCTCGACGGACAAGGCGTTATCCGCGACTATAATACCGGTGCCAAACTCGTCTGTGACGCCGCCGCGGCAGGCGAAGAAAATGGCGAATTTAATTGCGGTGTAGTGTTGATGGAGGGCCGCGGCATCGATAAGGACCCAACGCGCGCACTGACGCTTTGGGAGCAGGCCGCCGACAAAGGCCATATCGCGGCGACAAACCTTTTGGCGCTGAACCTCAAGTCAGGAGAATTCGTCACGGCCGATCCGGCACGAGCCTTCTCGCTCTTCTCAAAAACCGCTGAGCAAGGCAATGCGATGGGGCTCTATGAGGTGGCAGTCGCGCTGAACGAAGGTGTGGGTACCGAAACTGACAAGGTCAAGGCCTATACCTATGCCAATATCGCCGCCGCGCGGCAGCATCCTGAGGCTCCCGCCCTGCGCGACGCAATCGAGAAAGAACTCACCCCCGAACAAGTCACCGAAGGCCAGAAGGCGGCGCGTGCCTGGATTGAGGCCGCGCAGGCCAAGGCCGACGCTGACCCCACCGAGAACTAATCATGCGGGGTATTCGCGGTCTTGCCGTAATTTCCGCACTTGCCTTGAGTATCGGTGAGTCTGGCGCCCAGGTGGTGCCAGACGGTTCGACTGATACAGTAGTGACGCTGGGCGCTGATGGTTCGGTCGGTGTGGCATTAGCGCCCGCAACCAGCAATGGCGTCAGTCTAAACCGTTATGATGCGTTTAACGTGGCCAAACCCGGTGTGC
This genomic window contains:
- a CDS encoding tetratricopeptide repeat protein, whose product is MRDWIVISTLCFSLQTLALPANADIKTGVDALQANDPETAAREFQDSFESGDADGAFYLGRMFEMGLGTAPDVGRAAQLFQAAADKNSALAQNRLGLMYLDGQGVIRDYNTGAKLVCDAAAAGEENGEFNCGVVLMEGRGIDKDPTRALTLWEQAADKGHIAATNLLALNLKSGEFVTADPARAFSLFSKTAEQGNAMGLYEVAVALNEGVGTETDKVKAYTYANIAAARQHPEAPALRDAIEKELTPEQVTEGQKAARAWIEAAQAKADADPTEN